From the Leptotrichia sp. oral taxon 221 genome, one window contains:
- a CDS encoding sulfate ABC transporter permease — protein MDKKNNTIKYVLITISLLFVGIMLVLPLIAIIINSLQKGWAFYIKSLTDKYVLSALKVTIIATISALIINTFFGITAAWLLTKFSFRGKHILATLIDIPFSISPVVAGLAFIMTFGRMGWAAPYITALNKFFVLDIKIVFAIPGVILATVFVTFPFISREIVPILNAQGKDEEEAAALMGADGFTIFRKITLPHIKWGLLYGIILCTARALGEFGAVNALSKARGGTFTLPLEIDALYLSGSSESITAAFAVSSLLVLISIIILIIKNIVEHKSVKKGI, from the coding sequence ATGGATAAAAAAAATAACACGATAAAATATGTATTAATAACAATAAGTTTACTATTTGTTGGAATTATGCTAGTATTGCCACTAATAGCAATTATCATAAATTCACTTCAAAAAGGCTGGGCATTTTACATAAAAAGCCTAACTGACAAATATGTTTTATCAGCCCTGAAAGTAACGATAATTGCAACAATTTCAGCACTAATTATAAATACTTTTTTCGGAATAACGGCAGCATGGCTTCTCACAAAATTTTCTTTTCGTGGGAAACATATTTTAGCTACACTAATAGACATTCCCTTTTCAATTTCACCAGTAGTTGCAGGTCTTGCTTTCATTATGACCTTTGGAAGAATGGGTTGGGCAGCACCGTATATTACGGCATTGAATAAATTTTTTGTATTAGATATAAAAATAGTGTTCGCAATTCCAGGAGTAATTTTAGCAACTGTTTTTGTAACGTTTCCATTTATTTCAAGGGAAATAGTTCCAATCTTGAATGCGCAAGGAAAAGATGAGGAAGAGGCAGCGGCACTAATGGGAGCAGATGGATTCACAATTTTTAGAAAAATAACATTACCACATATAAAATGGGGATTACTTTATGGAATAATTCTTTGTACAGCAAGAGCATTAGGAGAATTTGGTGCAGTAAATGCACTTTCAAAAGCAAGAGGAGGAACTTTCACATTGCCACTAGAAATAGATGCACTTTATTTATCAGGTTCATCAGAGTCAATAACAGCAGCTTTTGCAGTATCTTCACTTTTAGTACTTATTTCGATAATAATTTTGATTATTAAAAATATTGTTGAACATAAATCTGTTAAAAAAGGGATTTAA
- the nifJ gene encoding pyruvate:ferredoxin (flavodoxin) oxidoreductase has translation MTKNMKTMDGNQAAAHIAYAFTEVAGIYPITPSSTMSEHVDQWASYGKENLFGTQVKVVEMQSEAGAAGIVHGSLQAGALTTTFTASQGLLLKIPNMYKIAGELLPGVMHVAARAISTQALSIFGDHQDIYSARMTGWTMLATSSVQEVMDLAGIAHLAAIKSRVPVMHFFDGFRTSHEINKVEVMDYDFLESLLDKKAVREFRERALNPEKPVTRGTAQNDDIYFQAREAQNKFYEAVPDIINDYMKKISEKTGRYYAPFVYYGAENAERVIVAMGSVNETIKEVVDYLNKKGENVGVLNVHLYRPFSSKYFFDAMPKSVKKIVVLDRTKEPGALGEPLYMDVKALYYGKENAPEIVGGRYGLSSKDTTPEQIVAVFKNIAQKEPKNNFTIGIVDDVTFTSLALEEEVFTGNEDVKECLFYGLGSDGTVGANKNSIKIIGDKTDLYAQGYFAYDSKKAGGVTRSHLRFSKDPIHSTYLVTRPGFVACSAPAYLGKYDMISGLKEGGTFLLNTIWDKERLIPSIPNEIKRELARKKIKFFIINATKLAKEIGLGNRTNTIMQSAFFYLSEVIPHEEAKEYMKEYAEKSYGRKGKDVVQKNWNAIDRGIDGLEQVEVLPEWADLEVNEQIIEAAKPEFIKKIVDPINHMKGNELPVSSIIETGMVDGTFQPGTANYEKRGVASEVPEWQPDMCIQCNQCAYVCPHAVIRPFLLDEEEMAKAPEGMPTVKALGGKAFEGLQYKIQVSPLDCTGCSACVDVCPAPKGKAIVMKSIESQIDNHEIEYTDYLFDNVLYKDKLMNKGTVKGSQFAKPLFEFSGACAGCGETPYIKLVTQLFGERMIIANATGCSSIYGASTPSSPYTTAESGCGPAWASSLFEDNAEYGYGMFQAVNTIRHRILKRMEEIKEDVSSELFELFNKFSENFDDGDKTTEIRDELVAALEKENSKNTNEKVKNNISEILELKQYLIKKSIWMFGGDGWAYDIGFGGLDHVLASGDDVNILVLDTEVYSNTGGQSSKSSRTGAVAKFAASGKPAKKKDLAAILMTYGNIYVAKVSMGANQNQTLKAIKEAEAYPGPSIIIAYSPCIEHGIKAGMGKFQTEEKLATEVGYWPIFRFDPRLAEKGKNPLQLDTRNPAWEKYEEFLLGERRYATLAAEFPEKAKELLETNLKNAKDNWNYYKRMAAMDYSIEE, from the coding sequence ATGACAAAAAATATGAAAACAATGGATGGTAACCAAGCTGCAGCTCACATAGCTTATGCATTTACGGAAGTTGCTGGAATTTATCCAATCACTCCGTCATCAACTATGTCAGAGCATGTAGACCAATGGGCATCATACGGGAAGGAAAACTTATTCGGAACACAAGTGAAAGTTGTAGAAATGCAGTCAGAAGCCGGAGCAGCAGGAATTGTACACGGTTCTTTACAAGCTGGAGCTTTAACTACGACATTTACTGCATCTCAAGGATTACTATTGAAAATACCTAATATGTACAAAATAGCAGGAGAATTGCTACCAGGAGTAATGCATGTAGCAGCAAGAGCTATTTCAACACAGGCATTATCAATATTTGGAGATCATCAAGATATTTATTCAGCAAGAATGACAGGTTGGACAATGCTTGCAACAAGCTCGGTTCAAGAAGTAATGGACTTAGCAGGAATCGCACATTTAGCAGCAATTAAATCAAGAGTCCCTGTTATGCACTTTTTTGATGGTTTCAGAACATCACACGAAATAAATAAAGTGGAAGTTATGGATTACGATTTTCTTGAAAGCTTACTTGATAAAAAAGCAGTTAGAGAATTTAGAGAAAGAGCATTAAATCCAGAAAAACCAGTAACTAGAGGAACAGCACAAAATGATGATATTTATTTCCAAGCAAGAGAAGCTCAAAATAAATTTTATGAAGCTGTACCTGATATTATAAACGACTACATGAAAAAAATTAGCGAAAAAACAGGAAGATATTATGCACCGTTTGTTTATTACGGAGCAGAAAACGCCGAAAGAGTTATTGTTGCAATGGGATCTGTAAACGAAACAATTAAAGAAGTTGTAGATTATTTAAATAAAAAAGGAGAAAATGTAGGAGTGTTAAACGTTCACTTATACAGACCTTTTTCAAGCAAATATTTCTTCGATGCAATGCCAAAAAGCGTGAAAAAAATTGTCGTACTTGACAGAACAAAAGAGCCAGGAGCATTAGGAGAACCATTATACATGGACGTAAAAGCACTTTATTACGGAAAAGAAAATGCGCCTGAAATTGTAGGTGGAAGATACGGATTGTCATCAAAAGATACAACACCTGAACAAATTGTAGCAGTATTCAAAAATATTGCACAAAAAGAGCCTAAAAATAATTTTACAATAGGAATTGTTGATGACGTTACATTTACATCACTTGCACTTGAAGAAGAAGTTTTCACAGGAAATGAAGATGTGAAAGAGTGCTTATTTTATGGACTTGGTTCAGATGGAACTGTTGGAGCTAATAAAAATTCGATAAAAATTATTGGAGATAAAACAGACTTGTATGCACAAGGTTATTTTGCGTACGATTCTAAAAAAGCAGGAGGAGTGACAAGATCACATTTGAGATTCAGTAAAGATCCAATTCACTCAACTTACTTAGTTACAAGACCAGGTTTTGTAGCTTGTTCAGCACCTGCATACCTTGGAAAATACGATATGATTTCTGGGTTAAAAGAAGGAGGAACATTCCTATTAAACACAATTTGGGATAAAGAAAGATTAATTCCAAGCATACCAAATGAAATTAAACGAGAGTTAGCTAGAAAAAAAATTAAATTTTTCATTATAAATGCTACAAAATTAGCTAAAGAAATTGGATTAGGAAATAGAACAAATACAATTATGCAATCAGCCTTTTTCTATCTTTCAGAAGTAATTCCGCACGAAGAAGCAAAAGAGTATATGAAAGAATATGCAGAAAAAAGTTACGGAAGAAAAGGAAAAGACGTAGTTCAAAAGAACTGGAATGCTATTGACAGAGGAATTGATGGTTTAGAACAAGTGGAAGTATTACCAGAATGGGCAGACCTTGAAGTAAACGAACAAATTATCGAAGCAGCAAAACCTGAATTTATCAAAAAAATTGTAGACCCGATTAACCATATGAAAGGTAACGAATTACCAGTTTCATCAATCATAGAAACAGGAATGGTAGACGGAACTTTCCAACCAGGAACTGCAAATTACGAAAAAAGAGGAGTAGCGTCAGAAGTACCAGAATGGCAACCAGACATGTGTATACAATGTAATCAATGTGCCTATGTTTGTCCGCACGCTGTAATACGACCATTTTTATTAGATGAAGAAGAGATGGCAAAAGCACCAGAAGGAATGCCAACAGTAAAAGCATTAGGTGGAAAAGCATTCGAAGGATTACAATATAAAATTCAAGTATCACCTTTAGATTGTACAGGATGTAGTGCGTGTGTCGATGTTTGTCCAGCTCCAAAAGGAAAAGCAATTGTTATGAAATCAATAGAATCACAAATTGATAATCACGAAATAGAATATACAGATTACTTATTCGATAATGTTTTATACAAAGATAAATTGATGAATAAAGGAACAGTAAAAGGTTCACAATTTGCAAAACCATTATTTGAATTTTCTGGAGCATGCGCAGGTTGTGGAGAAACACCATACATTAAGTTAGTAACACAATTATTCGGAGAAAGAATGATCATAGCAAATGCAACAGGATGTTCATCAATTTATGGAGCCTCAACACCATCATCACCATATACAACGGCTGAAAGTGGTTGCGGACCTGCATGGGCATCTTCATTATTCGAAGACAATGCCGAATATGGATATGGAATGTTCCAAGCTGTAAATACAATTCGCCACAGAATTTTAAAAAGAATGGAAGAAATAAAAGAAGATGTTTCTTCAGAACTTTTTGAATTATTTAATAAATTTTCAGAAAATTTTGATGATGGAGATAAAACTACAGAAATACGTGATGAATTAGTAGCAGCGTTAGAAAAGGAAAACTCTAAAAATACAAATGAAAAAGTAAAAAATAATATTTCTGAAATATTAGAATTAAAACAATACTTAATCAAAAAATCTATCTGGATGTTTGGTGGAGACGGATGGGCCTACGACATAGGGTTTGGTGGACTTGATCATGTTCTAGCCTCTGGAGATGACGTAAACATACTTGTACTTGATACAGAAGTTTACTCAAATACAGGAGGTCAATCATCAAAATCTTCAAGAACTGGAGCAGTTGCAAAATTTGCAGCCTCAGGAAAACCAGCCAAGAAAAAAGATTTAGCCGCAATATTAATGACTTACGGAAATATCTATGTTGCCAAAGTGTCAATGGGAGCAAACCAAAACCAAACACTAAAAGCAATAAAAGAAGCGGAAGCATATCCAGGACCATCAATAATAATAGCTTATTCACCTTGTATTGAACACGGTATAAAAGCAGGTATGGGTAAATTCCAAACAGAAGAAAAATTAGCAACAGAAGTAGGATATTGGCCAATTTTTAGATTTGATCCAAGATTAGCCGAAAAAGGTAAAAATCCATTGCAATTGGATACAAGAAATCCAGCTTGGGAAAAATATGAAGAATTTTTACTAGGAGAAAGAAGATATGCAACTTTGGCTGCAGAATTTCCTGAAAAGGCAAAAGAATTGCTGGAAACAAATTTGAAAAATGCTAAGGATAACTGGAATTATTATAAACGTATGGCGGCAATGGATTATTCAATAGAAGAATAA